Proteins found in one Brevinematia bacterium genomic segment:
- the cimA gene encoding citramalate synthase, which translates to MDKNVIYIYDTTMRDGRQGESVDFSVADMLLLTKVLDDFGVDYIEGGWPASNPKDRTFFEEVRKLPLKHAKICAFGSTRHAKNSVKDDVNIRELLNSGTPVVTIFGKSWDLHVEKVFGISLEHNLEMIYDSVAYLKDNGKEVIYDAEHFFDGFKDNPDYALKTLEVVERAGADNITLADTNGGTLPSEVKEIMKAVREVIKSPLGIHAHNDSELAVANSLEAVNSGAILVQGTMNGFGERCGNANLISLIPSLILKMNKKLNGIDKEKLKKLRDLSVFVYDLANLPPNERQPFVGSSAFAHKGGVHVNAVQKDPRTYEHIPPETVGNVRRILISEQAGKSNIIDKIKNIDDLKHISNDEKLLKLVLEKMKDLENQGYNFETAEASFELLVREIIGQKVGFFECTSFTVNVVKSGDEFVNDALVKVKVGNNLEITADEGDGPVNALDKALRKALGKFFPNLDKLKLIDYKVRIINPKEGSAARIRVLTEFKYDTVTFTTIGVSENIINASFQAITDAFRYFFLKYLPKDPTHST; encoded by the coding sequence ATGGACAAAAATGTAATCTACATATACGATACTACAATGAGGGATGGTAGGCAAGGAGAAAGTGTTGATTTTTCGGTTGCGGATATGCTTTTACTAACCAAGGTTTTGGACGATTTCGGAGTTGACTATATAGAAGGAGGGTGGCCAGCCTCAAACCCAAAGGATAGAACCTTTTTTGAAGAAGTTAGGAAACTTCCGCTAAAGCATGCAAAAATATGCGCATTTGGTAGCACAAGGCATGCAAAGAATTCTGTGAAGGATGATGTTAATATTAGGGAACTGCTGAACTCTGGAACTCCCGTTGTTACAATATTTGGTAAATCGTGGGATTTGCATGTGGAGAAGGTTTTTGGTATATCTCTTGAACACAACCTTGAGATGATCTATGACAGCGTTGCCTATCTAAAGGACAATGGCAAAGAAGTCATATATGACGCGGAGCATTTTTTTGACGGGTTTAAGGATAACCCAGACTACGCTCTTAAGACTCTTGAGGTTGTAGAGAGAGCAGGGGCAGATAACATAACACTAGCAGACACCAATGGTGGAACTCTTCCTTCCGAGGTAAAGGAGATAATGAAAGCAGTGAGGGAAGTCATAAAGTCACCATTAGGAATTCATGCTCACAATGATAGTGAACTAGCAGTTGCAAACTCACTTGAAGCCGTAAACAGTGGGGCTATACTAGTTCAAGGAACAATGAATGGGTTCGGAGAAAGATGTGGTAATGCCAATCTAATTTCCCTAATACCTTCTTTGATCTTGAAGATGAACAAAAAACTTAACGGAATTGACAAGGAAAAACTCAAAAAGCTTCGAGATCTCTCTGTTTTCGTCTACGATCTTGCAAACTTACCACCTAACGAAAGACAACCTTTCGTTGGGTCAAGTGCCTTTGCTCACAAAGGAGGAGTCCACGTAAATGCTGTTCAGAAAGATCCAAGAACTTACGAACACATACCACCAGAAACAGTTGGAAATGTAAGGAGGATACTAATATCTGAACAAGCAGGCAAAAGTAATATTATTGACAAGATTAAAAACATTGACGACTTAAAACACATATCAAACGACGAGAAACTACTTAAACTGGTTCTGGAAAAGATGAAGGATCTAGAAAATCAGGGCTACAACTTTGAAACAGCCGAGGCCTCATTTGAGCTACTTGTAAGAGAGATCATTGGACAGAAAGTAGGATTCTTTGAGTGCACTAGCTTCACCGTTAATGTTGTAAAATCTGGCGATGAGTTTGTCAATGATGCTCTTGTCAAAGTTAAAGTAGGCAACAACTTAGAAATAACCGCCGACGAAGGAGATGGTCCTGTAAATGCACTTGACAAAGCCTTAAGAAAGGCTTTAGGTAAGTTCTTCCCAAATTTAGACAAACTTAAGCTGATTGACTACAAAGTGAGGATAATAAACCCTAAGGAAGGGTCCGCTGCTAGAATAAGAGTTCTAACAGAATTCAAATATGACACTGTTACATTCACAACCATAGGTGTCTCGGAAAACATAATAAATGCAAGCTTCCAAGCCATTACTGACGCTTTCAGATACTTCTTCCTAAAATACCTTCCCAAGGACCCTACACATAGCACATAG
- a CDS encoding class I SAM-dependent methyltransferase, translating into MLKCPSCSNEIDKNSFVRKHLSKRLGVEYKLYHCSKCDLQFWAPLEFISKVYTEDILNIGYEISHKVSHLKINDYHRFFITKFSSYIRQTFPNCKILDVGCGNGAFLYHLTKTGFEAYGTDIDTNSINIAKNFFGLKDVFNLSLEDFADYSKKNNLKFDVVTIFEVLEHQVTPSEFIKQIKEILSEDGIIAGSVPNRNRFLANITRLGEGDFPPHHFLWFSPKSLENLFKENSFEPIIIKHLKGDVSLLLSNLSFLIKSLFYQLKTNNPNIGFFEKLKHTLWFSFRHLMLSLYIFVFGFDVFFAFKRKND; encoded by the coding sequence ATGCTCAAGTGTCCTTCCTGCAGTAACGAGATTGACAAAAATAGCTTTGTTAGAAAACACCTCTCAAAAAGGCTAGGTGTGGAGTATAAATTATACCATTGCTCAAAATGTGATCTCCAATTTTGGGCACCACTTGAGTTTATCAGCAAAGTTTACACAGAAGACATCTTAAACATAGGATACGAGATTTCCCACAAAGTTTCACACTTAAAAATAAACGACTACCATAGATTCTTTATTACTAAATTCTCCAGCTACATAAGGCAAACCTTCCCCAACTGTAAAATTCTAGACGTAGGATGTGGCAATGGAGCTTTCTTATACCATCTTACCAAAACAGGTTTTGAAGCCTATGGAACTGACATAGACACAAACAGCATCAACATAGCAAAAAATTTCTTCGGTCTTAAAGACGTATTTAATCTATCACTTGAAGATTTCGCAGATTATTCTAAGAAAAATAACCTAAAATTTGACGTTGTAACCATTTTTGAAGTACTTGAACACCAAGTAACCCCTTCCGAATTCATAAAACAGATAAAAGAAATACTATCAGAGGATGGAATAATTGCTGGTTCAGTCCCAAACAGGAATAGATTTCTAGCCAATATAACCAGACTCGGTGAAGGAGACTTCCCTCCACACCATTTTCTATGGTTTTCTCCTAAATCCTTGGAAAATCTCTTTAAGGAAAACAGTTTTGAACCTATCATCATAAAGCACCTAAAGGGGGATGTTTCACTACTGCTATCAAATCTATCTTTCCTAATCAAAAGTCTGTTTTATCAACTCAAGACAAATAACCCAAACATCGGTTTCTTTGAAAAATTGAAACACACCTTGTGGTTCTCCTTTAGACATCTCATGCTTTCTCTATATATTTTCGTATTTGGGTTTGATGTATTCTTTGCATTTAAAAGAAAGAACGATTAA
- the galE gene encoding UDP-glucose 4-epimerase GalE: protein MVVLVVGGAGYIGSHVNKLLSKKGYKTVVFDNLVYGHREFLKWGEFVLGDLSNIEQIRLCFRKYKFDAVMHFSAYAYVGESVENPSKYYFNNVSYTLNLLQVMLENGVNNFIFSSTCATYGIPNQIPIPEDHPQNPINPYGWSKLMVEQILKDYGRAYGLKYVIFRYFNAAGADPECEIGEWHEPETHLIPLALKTALGVNDHLKIFGEDYPTPDGTCVRDFIHVDDLAEAHILGLEYLVDTGKSEVFNLGNERGFSVREVVNKVEEITKKKVKTVSWSRREGDPPVLIGSSEKARRILGWIPKYSSIETIIETSWNWEKKMFDVRKSL from the coding sequence ATGGTTGTCTTAGTTGTTGGAGGAGCGGGATATATCGGATCGCATGTTAATAAGTTGCTAAGTAAGAAAGGATATAAGACTGTTGTTTTTGATAATCTTGTCTACGGTCACAGGGAATTTTTAAAGTGGGGAGAGTTTGTGTTGGGTGACTTGAGTAATATTGAGCAGATTAGGTTATGCTTTAGGAAGTATAAGTTTGATGCAGTTATGCATTTTAGTGCCTACGCTTACGTTGGTGAGTCTGTGGAAAATCCATCAAAGTATTACTTTAACAATGTTTCATATACTCTTAATTTGCTCCAAGTTATGCTAGAGAATGGTGTGAATAATTTTATATTCTCGTCAACTTGCGCAACTTATGGAATACCAAACCAGATTCCTATACCTGAGGATCACCCACAAAATCCTATAAACCCTTATGGGTGGAGTAAGTTGATGGTTGAACAGATTTTGAAGGATTATGGGAGAGCATACGGGCTTAAGTATGTTATTTTTAGGTATTTCAATGCTGCTGGTGCAGATCCTGAGTGCGAAATAGGTGAATGGCATGAGCCGGAAACTCACCTTATACCACTTGCTCTAAAAACTGCGTTGGGAGTAAATGATCATCTGAAAATTTTTGGTGAGGATTATCCTACTCCCGACGGGACATGTGTAAGAGATTTTATCCATGTGGACGATCTGGCAGAAGCGCATATTCTAGGATTAGAGTATCTTGTTGACACTGGTAAAAGTGAAGTGTTTAACCTTGGTAATGAAAGAGGGTTTTCAGTCAGAGAAGTTGTAAATAAAGTAGAAGAGATAACAAAGAAAAAAGTCAAAACAGTAAGTTGGAGCAGAAGAGAGGGGGATCCTCCTGTGCTTATAGGAAGTTCTGAAAAAGCTAGAAGGATTCTCGGATGGATACCCAAATACTCCAGTATAGAGACTATAATAGAAACTTCTTGGAACTGGGAGAAGAAGATGTTTGATGTTAGAAAGAGTCTGTAG
- a CDS encoding UDP-glucuronic acid decarboxylase family protein: protein MQKRVLVTGGAGFIGSHLCERLLEEGNEVVCVDNFFTGRKDNISHLLTNPRFKVLTHDIVNPLTLEVDEVYNFASPASPPHYQSDPIFTIKTNVIGTLNMLELARIYDAKIMQASTSEVYGDPLEHPQSESYRGNVNPIGPRACYDEGKRVSETLCFDYWRKYGVRIKVIRIFNTYGPRMREDDGRVVSNFIVQALKGEDITVYGDGNQTRSFCYISDLVDGIVLMMKSGDDFRGPVNLGNPGEFRIIELAEMVLRMTGSKSKIIFKALPEDDPKMRRPDITLAKTKLNWEPKVPLEEGLRETIAYFRKLLGK, encoded by the coding sequence ATGCAGAAAAGGGTTTTGGTAACCGGGGGAGCAGGATTTATTGGTAGCCATTTATGTGAGAGATTACTGGAGGAAGGCAATGAAGTTGTGTGTGTTGACAACTTTTTCACGGGAAGAAAGGATAATATATCTCATCTTCTAACTAATCCTAGGTTTAAAGTGTTAACTCATGATATTGTGAATCCTTTGACTCTAGAGGTAGATGAGGTATACAATTTTGCCTCGCCTGCGTCACCACCACATTATCAAAGTGATCCAATATTCACAATTAAGACGAATGTTATAGGAACGCTTAACATGTTAGAGCTTGCTAGAATATATGATGCTAAGATAATGCAAGCATCAACTTCCGAGGTTTATGGTGATCCACTTGAACATCCTCAAAGTGAGAGTTATAGAGGGAATGTAAACCCGATTGGGCCTAGAGCTTGCTACGATGAAGGTAAGAGAGTTAGTGAAACACTCTGCTTTGACTATTGGAGAAAGTATGGTGTTAGGATAAAGGTGATAAGGATTTTCAATACTTATGGACCTAGAATGAGGGAAGATGATGGAAGGGTTGTTAGCAATTTTATAGTTCAAGCACTGAAAGGAGAGGATATAACCGTGTATGGTGATGGAAACCAAACTAGAAGTTTTTGCTATATATCTGATCTTGTTGACGGTATAGTTTTGATGATGAAGTCTGGAGATGATTTTAGAGGGCCTGTGAATTTGGGCAATCCTGGGGAGTTTAGGATTATAGAGCTTGCGGAGATGGTTTTGAGGATGACAGGATCAAAATCAAAAATAATTTTCAAGGCTCTTCCAGAGGATGATCCAAAGATGAGAAGGCCTGATATCACGCTAGCAAAGACTAAGCTTAACTGGGAACCGAAAGTACCTTTAGAAGAAGGATTAAGGGAAACTATAGCTTACTTCAGGAAGTTGTTGGGTAAGTAG
- a CDS encoding nucleotide sugar dehydrogenase has protein sequence MASDVIACIGAGYVGGTTMAVIAYKCPDVKVIVVDIDGEKIERWNSDNLPVYEPGLDDIVKEVRGRNLFFSVDIPSAIREASMVFVSVNTPTKEYGEGKGMAPDLSNLERSARQILEYANGDKIVVEKSTVPVKAAEAIEKVLTSSKKYHFEVLSNPEFLAEGSAVNDLLYPDRVLIGSKETPEGMKARERLVELYARWVPREKIITSDIWSAELSKLASNAFLAQRVSSINSLSELCEKVGADIEEVSRNVGLDTRIGNKFLKASVGFGGSCFKKDILNLVYICKTYGLDEVADYWLKVVEINEHQKTRFVLNMIREMSFTLAGKKIALFGFAFKANTNDTRESAAITIAKKLLEEKAILSICDPKALENAKKDLQGVKGTVDYVDDPYDAVKEADAIAVITEWEVFRNLDYSRIFSLMRKPAYIFDGRNILDHKLLYSIGFNVYPIGKPPLTHFGKK, from the coding sequence ATGGCTAGTGATGTGATTGCATGTATAGGTGCAGGGTATGTTGGTGGAACAACTATGGCTGTGATTGCCTATAAATGTCCTGATGTAAAGGTTATAGTTGTGGACATAGATGGTGAGAAAATAGAGAGATGGAATTCGGACAATTTGCCTGTTTATGAGCCAGGTTTAGATGATATTGTTAAGGAGGTAAGAGGGAGGAATTTATTTTTTTCGGTGGATATACCGTCTGCGATAAGAGAAGCAAGTATGGTATTCGTGAGTGTTAATACTCCGACGAAAGAGTACGGAGAAGGGAAGGGGATGGCTCCTGATCTAAGTAATCTTGAGAGATCAGCAAGACAAATACTTGAGTATGCTAATGGGGATAAGATAGTTGTTGAAAAGAGCACAGTTCCGGTAAAAGCAGCAGAAGCGATTGAGAAAGTTCTGACTTCTTCAAAAAAGTATCACTTTGAGGTTTTATCAAATCCTGAGTTTTTGGCAGAAGGTAGTGCTGTAAACGATCTGCTTTATCCTGACAGAGTTTTGATAGGTTCTAAGGAAACACCCGAGGGGATGAAGGCTAGAGAGAGACTTGTTGAGCTTTATGCAAGATGGGTTCCTAGGGAGAAAATTATCACTTCTGATATCTGGAGTGCTGAACTTTCAAAACTAGCTTCTAACGCATTTTTGGCGCAAAGAGTATCTTCCATAAACTCTCTTTCGGAGTTGTGTGAGAAAGTAGGAGCAGATATTGAAGAGGTTTCAAGAAATGTTGGTCTTGATACTAGAATTGGTAACAAGTTCTTAAAGGCTAGTGTAGGTTTTGGGGGATCTTGTTTCAAGAAAGATATTCTTAATCTTGTCTACATCTGTAAAACTTATGGTCTTGATGAAGTTGCTGATTATTGGCTTAAGGTAGTTGAGATAAATGAACATCAGAAAACTAGATTCGTGTTGAACATGATAAGGGAAATGTCTTTTACATTAGCTGGCAAGAAAATAGCGCTTTTTGGTTTTGCATTTAAGGCTAATACGAATGATACGAGAGAAAGTGCAGCAATAACTATTGCCAAGAAACTATTGGAAGAAAAAGCTATTCTTAGTATCTGTGACCCGAAAGCTCTTGAGAACGCTAAGAAGGATCTGCAAGGTGTTAAGGGAACCGTAGATTATGTTGATGATCCTTACGATGCGGTAAAGGAAGCAGATGCTATAGCAGTTATAACTGAGTGGGAGGTTTTCAGAAATTTGGACTATAGTAGAATTTTCTCGCTGATGAGAAAACCTGCTTATATATTTGATGGTAGGAATATTCTAGATCATAAGTTGTTATACTCTATTGGATTTAATGTGTATCCAATAGGTAAGCCACCTCTTACACATTTTGGTAAGAAATAA